A genome region from Natronobeatus ordinarius includes the following:
- a CDS encoding NAD(P)/FAD-dependent oxidoreductase yields the protein MIQVGVVGAGVSASALTFALDQHGSDAAVTILEKSRGVCGRAATRRRGDVTYDYGANYVTSADDRVTDVLTNDLDTDGLVDVIEPIWTFDRDGTVSEGRTKNEHKWTFRSGLTQLAKRLLEPTDATVHRGTRVERIERLDDGWRLTDADGTAWGPFDVLVLNPPAPQTATLLETADWDAAVRDELAAAARAVPYRTVWTAVLGYEFELEVPYYALVNDDKAHEVGWIAREECKPGHVPDGESVLVVQANHEWSTERYDVPAPANVAELAELTTSILDDERLTAPDWTDHQGWRYALPEAAVDRGPLVEAETHGLYAVGDWIPGEGRVHAALRNGLETGDRLANEY from the coding sequence ATGATTCAGGTCGGCGTCGTCGGTGCGGGTGTGAGCGCGAGTGCGCTCACGTTCGCCCTCGATCAGCACGGTTCGGACGCAGCGGTGACGATCCTCGAGAAGTCTCGCGGCGTCTGTGGCCGCGCAGCGACCCGTCGCCGCGGCGACGTGACGTACGACTACGGAGCGAACTACGTCACATCGGCCGACGACCGCGTCACTGACGTACTCACGAACGACCTCGACACCGACGGACTCGTCGACGTGATCGAGCCGATCTGGACGTTCGACCGGGACGGCACCGTCTCCGAAGGACGAACCAAAAACGAGCACAAGTGGACCTTTCGATCGGGACTCACCCAGCTCGCCAAACGGTTGCTCGAGCCGACGGACGCAACGGTCCACCGCGGAACGCGCGTCGAACGGATCGAACGCCTCGACGACGGCTGGCGGCTCACTGACGCCGACGGGACCGCCTGGGGGCCGTTCGACGTCCTCGTGTTGAACCCGCCCGCCCCACAGACCGCCACGCTCCTCGAGACGGCCGACTGGGACGCCGCCGTCCGGGACGAACTCGCGGCTGCCGCGAGGGCTGTCCCGTACCGGACGGTCTGGACAGCCGTCCTCGGATACGAGTTCGAACTCGAGGTGCCCTACTACGCGCTCGTGAACGACGACAAAGCCCACGAGGTCGGCTGGATCGCCCGCGAGGAGTGCAAACCCGGACACGTTCCGGACGGCGAGTCGGTCCTCGTCGTCCAGGCGAACCACGAGTGGTCGACCGAGCGGTACGACGTACCGGCGCCAGCGAACGTCGCCGAACTCGCCGAACTGACCACGTCGATTCTCGACGACGAACGCCTGACAGCGCCCGACTGGACCGACCACCAGGGCTGGCGCTACGCGCTCCCCGAGGCGGCTGTCGATCGCGGCCCGCTCGTCGAGGCCGAAACGCACGGTCTCTACGCCGTCGGCGACTGGATCCCCGGCGAGGGCCGCGTCCACGCCGCACTCAGAAACGGCCTCGAGACCGGCGACCGACTCGCGAACGAGTATTGA
- the pstA gene encoding phosphate ABC transporter permease PstA, translating to MSTENPFAESRGDIERKRTIGRAFVAVCFASTLVGIVALVALLADVIYESWGWVTWEFLTYPPSQAVENFLPDGRGAGIYPAIVGSIFLIALTAVFTIFLGVGAAVYLEEYAPESRLKSFIEANIANLAGVPSIVYGLLGLAIFVRAMQLGSSLIAGALTLTLLILPIVIVSTQEALRAVPDSQRQAAYGVGATQWQVTRDVVLPRALPGIMTGTILSLSRAIGETAPILMVGASTSLFVAPDGLTSPFSAMPMTIFKWATLPEAEFQHIAAAGIVVLLTILLLMNATAVLIRNRYDPRS from the coding sequence ATGAGCACCGAGAATCCCTTCGCCGAGTCGAGGGGCGACATCGAACGCAAGCGCACGATCGGTCGCGCCTTTGTCGCCGTCTGCTTCGCCTCGACGCTCGTCGGCATCGTCGCCCTCGTCGCCCTGCTCGCCGACGTCATCTACGAGTCCTGGGGCTGGGTCACCTGGGAGTTCCTCACGTACCCGCCGTCACAGGCCGTCGAGAACTTCCTGCCTGACGGGCGAGGAGCCGGCATCTACCCTGCCATCGTCGGCTCGATCTTTCTCATCGCGCTGACAGCCGTGTTCACGATCTTCCTCGGCGTCGGTGCGGCGGTCTACTTAGAGGAGTACGCCCCCGAGAGTCGACTGAAGTCGTTCATCGAGGCGAACATCGCCAACCTCGCCGGGGTCCCCTCGATCGTCTACGGGCTGCTCGGGCTGGCGATCTTCGTCCGCGCGATGCAGCTGGGCTCGAGTCTCATCGCCGGTGCGCTCACGCTCACGCTACTCATCCTCCCTATCGTCATCGTCTCGACTCAGGAGGCCCTGCGTGCAGTGCCCGACTCCCAGCGGCAGGCGGCCTACGGCGTCGGCGCGACGCAGTGGCAGGTCACCCGTGACGTCGTCCTTCCGCGGGCGCTGCCCGGCATCATGACGGGGACGATCCTCTCGCTCTCCCGGGCGATCGGCGAGACGGCGCCGATCCTGATGGTCGGCGCGTCGACGTCGCTGTTCGTCGCCCCCGACGGCCTCACCAGCCCGTTCAGCGCGATGCCGATGACGATCTTCAAGTGGGCCACCCTGCCCGAGGCCGAGTTCCAGCACATCGCCGCCGCTGGGATCGTCGTCCTGCTCACCATCCTGTTGCTGATGAACGCGACGGCAGTCCTCATCCGCAACCGGTACGATCCGCGAAGCTGA
- the phoU gene encoding phosphate signaling complex protein PhoU, producing the protein MARKSYQEQLTELREDVCYMSEVVMERLRMGLDALDRKDEELAQEVIEGDGEVNRMYLDLEQQCIGLLALQQPVASDLRFIASSFKIITDLERIGDLAVNLGDYTKASERDLFPDVDVQAMGELTLEMVDDAMQAYDTGDVDACRELAVRDDDLDHFAERASEIVVRDLIERELESPAEVEILLQDVSRLLLTIRDLERVGDHAVNIAARTLYMVENDDELIY; encoded by the coding sequence ATGGCCAGGAAATCGTACCAGGAACAACTCACGGAGCTCCGCGAGGACGTCTGTTACATGAGCGAGGTCGTGATGGAGCGGCTTCGGATGGGGCTCGACGCCCTCGACCGCAAGGACGAGGAGCTCGCCCAGGAGGTGATCGAAGGCGACGGCGAGGTCAACCGGATGTACCTCGACTTAGAGCAACAGTGTATCGGGCTGCTGGCGCTCCAGCAGCCGGTCGCGAGCGACCTGCGCTTTATCGCCTCCTCGTTCAAGATCATCACTGACTTAGAGCGGATCGGCGACCTCGCGGTGAACCTCGGCGACTATACGAAAGCGTCCGAACGCGACCTCTTCCCGGACGTCGACGTCCAGGCGATGGGTGAACTCACCCTCGAGATGGTCGACGACGCGATGCAGGCCTACGACACCGGCGACGTCGACGCCTGCCGGGAACTCGCCGTGCGTGACGACGACCTCGACCACTTCGCCGAGCGCGCGAGCGAGATCGTCGTCCGCGACCTCATCGAACGCGAACTCGAGTCCCCCGCCGAAGTCGAGATCCTCCTCCAGGACGTCTCCCGGCTGTTGCTCACGATCCGTGACCTAGAGCGCGTCGGCGATCACGCGGTCAACATCGCTGCCCGGACGCTATATATGGTCGAGAACGACGACGAACTCATCTACTGA
- the pstC gene encoding phosphate ABC transporter permease subunit PstC translates to MSGTDRTVDIARGNGGVADRTDSIVRYVFLSCALVTILTTLAIIGVLVAGSVEFFQHVSIVEYLTGTEWSPVIRPQSYGVLPLVWGTLVITLGSALIAIPVGTATAIYLSEYADPEIRKVIKPTLEVLAGIPTIVYGFFALSFITPIIQQFFPETGTFNAAAGAIVVGIMIIPMVSSLSEDAMSSVPDDLRNAAYGLGATKFEVSTNVVVPASLSGVIASYILALSRAIGETMAVTLAVGMTPQITANPLESMQTMTAYMVQIGISDVSVGSIGYQSLFAVGLTLFAMTLAMNLFSMWIKSRYREEYQ, encoded by the coding sequence GTGAGCGGCACCGACCGAACTGTCGACATCGCTCGCGGAAACGGCGGAGTCGCAGACCGAACGGATTCCATCGTTCGATACGTGTTCCTCTCGTGTGCACTCGTGACGATCCTCACGACGCTCGCCATTATCGGCGTCCTGGTCGCGGGATCGGTCGAGTTCTTCCAGCACGTCTCGATCGTCGAGTACCTCACGGGAACCGAGTGGTCGCCGGTCATCCGTCCCCAGAGTTACGGCGTGTTGCCGCTCGTGTGGGGGACGCTGGTGATCACGCTCGGATCGGCGCTCATCGCGATCCCCGTCGGGACGGCCACGGCGATCTACCTCTCGGAGTACGCCGACCCGGAGATCCGGAAGGTCATCAAGCCCACGCTCGAGGTCCTCGCCGGGATTCCGACGATCGTCTACGGCTTCTTCGCGCTGTCGTTTATCACGCCGATCATCCAGCAGTTCTTCCCCGAAACGGGGACGTTCAACGCGGCCGCCGGCGCGATCGTCGTCGGGATCATGATCATCCCGATGGTCTCGAGCCTGAGCGAGGACGCCATGTCCTCGGTGCCCGACGACCTCAGAAACGCTGCCTACGGCCTCGGCGCGACGAAGTTCGAGGTGTCGACGAACGTCGTCGTCCCCGCCTCGCTGTCGGGCGTGATCGCCTCCTACATCCTCGCGCTCTCGCGGGCCATCGGGGAGACGATGGCCGTCACGCTCGCCGTCGGGATGACCCCACAGATCACGGCGAACCCGCTCGAGTCGATGCAGACGATGACCGCGTACATGGTCCAGATCGGCATCAGTGACGTCTCGGTGGGCTCGATCGGCTACCAGAGCCTGTTCGCCGTCGGCCTGACGCTGTTCGCCATGACCCTCGCGATGAACCTGTTCAGTATGTGGATCAAATCGCGCTACCGGGAGGAGTACCAATGA
- a CDS encoding NUDIX hydrolase, with protein MIESDDIAPDVPRVRQTLVLPASTLASLRGWAIDGTGLATLARVRDPDGRIALVRNDWTDGWFLPGGAVEPGETPAGAARREVREETGLEATLEGPLVALEQTYVSETDGDPQFSALQAVYSATADGEIPDASQLGVAEGEIQAARWFETIPGNLHDGDLLRPYL; from the coding sequence ATGATCGAATCCGACGACATCGCTCCCGACGTCCCGCGCGTTCGACAGACGCTTGTGCTTCCAGCATCGACGCTGGCCTCGCTGCGGGGGTGGGCGATCGACGGGACTGGACTCGCTACGCTGGCCCGGGTTCGAGATCCAGACGGACGCATCGCACTCGTCCGAAACGACTGGACCGACGGCTGGTTCCTCCCCGGCGGCGCGGTCGAACCGGGTGAAACGCCGGCTGGGGCCGCTAGACGGGAGGTGCGTGAAGAAACGGGTCTCGAGGCAACCCTCGAGGGGCCGCTCGTCGCGCTCGAGCAGACCTACGTCTCCGAAACCGACGGCGACCCACAGTTCTCGGCACTGCAGGCCGTCTATTCGGCGACCGCTGACGGTGAGATTCCCGACGCGTCACAGCTGGGTGTGGCCGAGGGGGAGATTCAGGCGGCGCGGTGGTTCGAGACGATTCCCGGAAACCTCCACGATGGCGACCTGCTCCGGCCGTATCTCTGA
- a CDS encoding MFS transporter — MTTIHVRYLSVLSREARRLWSDGRGPILLVIAAGWLLSLGVRMIYPVMLPYLRDAYGLDLTTAGFLLTVLFIAYGLGQFPGGVLADRFGEKAILILSSAISVGTLVLIVTARSTPVLFLVTALFGFGVALYAVARYTILADLYPDQLGAANGVTSAAADAGQSLLPPVAGFIAVAFAWQYGFGFAIPLFALAAIALWAVVPSGRATPSPPAETSSLESARTVLSGINRPPVRYGTALLLLGVTVWQAFTGFYPTYLIDEKGLSGTLAAVLFGLFFGLGVVVQPLSGAAYDRIGIKRSLLVVMGISGIGLVVLPVLEGFWPLVAITVVLSTMLGFATITQLHLILSLPEEIQGTGFGLLRTVSFTIGAVSPALFGAAADRGFFDEAFLGLAVLVGLIVVLGLVTPAAQATESDRPSS; from the coding sequence GTGACGACGATACACGTGCGCTATCTCTCGGTTCTCAGCCGTGAAGCACGGCGTCTCTGGAGCGATGGTCGCGGACCGATTCTGCTCGTAATCGCCGCCGGGTGGCTCCTCTCACTCGGCGTCAGGATGATCTATCCCGTGATGCTGCCGTACCTCCGGGACGCCTACGGACTCGATCTTACGACGGCGGGCTTCCTTTTGACCGTCCTGTTCATCGCCTACGGGCTCGGACAGTTCCCTGGCGGGGTGCTCGCGGATCGATTCGGGGAGAAGGCGATTCTCATCCTCAGTTCGGCCATCTCCGTGGGCACCCTGGTCCTGATCGTAACCGCGCGATCGACGCCGGTCCTCTTTCTCGTGACGGCGCTGTTCGGTTTCGGCGTCGCACTGTACGCCGTCGCCCGCTACACCATCCTCGCCGATCTCTACCCCGACCAGCTCGGTGCCGCAAACGGCGTCACGTCAGCAGCCGCCGACGCCGGCCAGTCGCTCCTCCCGCCAGTCGCCGGCTTCATCGCCGTCGCCTTCGCCTGGCAGTACGGCTTCGGCTTCGCGATCCCGCTGTTCGCCCTTGCCGCGATCGCCCTCTGGGCAGTCGTCCCCTCCGGACGCGCGACCCCGTCTCCACCAGCGGAGACTTCCTCGCTCGAGTCCGCGCGCACCGTCCTCTCGGGAATCAACCGCCCGCCGGTCCGCTACGGGACGGCGTTGCTCTTGCTCGGCGTCACGGTCTGGCAGGCGTTCACCGGCTTCTACCCGACGTACCTGATCGACGAAAAGGGTCTCTCGGGGACGCTCGCCGCCGTCCTGTTCGGGCTGTTCTTCGGTCTTGGGGTCGTCGTCCAGCCCCTCTCGGGTGCCGCCTACGACCGAATCGGCATCAAACGGTCGCTGCTGGTCGTGATGGGTATCTCCGGGATCGGTCTCGTGGTGTTGCCCGTCCTCGAGGGATTCTGGCCCCTCGTCGCTATCACGGTCGTCCTGAGTACGATGCTCGGGTTCGCGACGATCACGCAGTTACACCTCATCCTTTCGCTCCCCGAAGAGATCCAGGGGACCGGCTTCGGGCTCCTCCGAACGGTCTCGTTCACGATCGGGGCGGTCAGTCCTGCGCTCTTCGGCGCCGCCGCCGATCGGGGCTTCTTCGACGAGGCGTTCCTGGGTCTCGCCGTACTGGTCGGCCTGATCGTGGTTCTCGGGCTGGTAACACCAGCAGCACAGGCTACCGAATCAGACCGACCCTCGAGCTGA
- the secY gene encoding preprotein translocase subunit SecY codes for MGWKETAEPVLTRMPTVVRPEGHVPFKRKLMWTAGILVLYFFLTNVAPVGLLEADAQDDLFGQFRTILAGEHGSLMQVGIGPIVTASIVLQLLGGANLLGLDTNDPRDQVLYQGLQKLLVIVMTALTALPMVFAGEFLPAQPQLQLGGLVLGPTEVKALVFFQIFIGGILILYMDEVVSKWGIGSGVGLFIIASVSQMLVAGFLSLSPDGFFYSWYMIVTGQTEIGSLVAGDGLYQLLVDEGMIIALLTTLLIFGIVVYAESVRVEIPLSHSRVKGARGRFPVKLIYASVLPMILVRALQANIQFLGQILNSQLGESMPDWLGVYGPQGQPVSGFFYYTAPIYSPEDWMWWTGAVTQEAWMVMIRVSVDLTFMVIGGAIFAIFWVETTNMGPEATARQIQNSGMQIPGFRQNVGVVEKVMERYIPQVTVIGGALVGLLAVWANMLGTIGAVGGTGLLLAVSITYKLYEEIAEEQMMEMHPMMRQMFGRE; via the coding sequence ATGGGATGGAAGGAAACCGCCGAACCGGTCCTGACTCGGATGCCCACGGTCGTGCGCCCAGAGGGCCACGTCCCGTTCAAGCGCAAGCTCATGTGGACGGCGGGCATCCTCGTGTTGTACTTCTTCCTGACGAACGTCGCACCGGTCGGACTCCTCGAGGCCGACGCCCAGGACGACCTCTTCGGGCAGTTCCGGACGATCCTGGCCGGTGAACACGGGTCGCTGATGCAGGTCGGCATCGGGCCGATCGTCACCGCCAGCATCGTCTTGCAGCTACTCGGCGGGGCGAACCTGCTCGGGCTCGATACGAACGATCCGCGGGACCAGGTGCTCTACCAGGGGCTCCAGAAGCTGCTCGTCATCGTGATGACGGCGCTGACGGCGCTCCCCATGGTGTTCGCCGGCGAGTTCCTTCCAGCCCAGCCACAGCTCCAGCTCGGTGGTCTCGTCCTCGGTCCCACCGAGGTGAAGGCGCTGGTGTTCTTCCAGATCTTCATCGGCGGCATCCTCATCCTGTACATGGACGAGGTCGTGAGCAAGTGGGGAATCGGCAGCGGCGTCGGGCTGTTCATCATCGCCAGCGTGAGCCAGATGCTCGTCGCCGGGTTCCTCTCGCTGAGCCCCGACGGCTTCTTCTACAGCTGGTACATGATCGTCACGGGCCAGACCGAGATCGGCTCGCTGGTCGCCGGTGACGGCCTCTACCAGCTGCTGGTCGATGAGGGGATGATCATCGCGCTGCTGACGACGCTGCTCATCTTCGGGATCGTCGTCTACGCGGAGTCCGTCCGCGTCGAGATTCCGCTGAGCCACTCGCGCGTCAAGGGTGCTCGCGGTCGCTTCCCGGTGAAGCTCATCTACGCGAGCGTCCTGCCGATGATCCTCGTCCGCGCGCTCCAGGCGAACATCCAGTTCCTGGGGCAGATCCTGAACAGTCAGCTGGGTGAGTCGATGCCCGACTGGCTCGGTGTCTACGGTCCCCAAGGACAGCCGGTCAGCGGCTTCTTCTACTACACCGCCCCGATCTACTCGCCGGAGGACTGGATGTGGTGGACGGGGGCCGTCACCCAGGAGGCGTGGATGGTCATGATCCGAGTGAGCGTCGACCTGACGTTCATGGTGATCGGCGGTGCCATCTTCGCCATCTTCTGGGTCGAGACGACCAACATGGGCCCCGAAGCGACCGCGCGACAGATCCAGAACTCCGGGATGCAGATCCCCGGCTTCCGACAGAACGTCGGCGTCGTCGAGAAAGTCATGGAGCGGTACATTCCGCAGGTGACCGTCATCGGCGGCGCGCTCGTCGGCCTGCTTGCCGTCTGGGCGAACATGCTCGGCACGATCGGTGCCGTCGGCGGGACCGGTCTGCTGCTCGCGGTCTCCATCACGTACAAGCTGTACGAGGAGATCGCCGAAGAGCAGATGATGGAAATGCATCCGATGATGCGCCAGATGTTCGGCCGCGAATAA
- a CDS encoding uL15m family ribosomal protein: protein MTSKKRRQRGSRTHGGGTHKNRRGAGHRGGRGRAGRSKHEFHNYEPRKKHGFKRPQGIREEVLEVDVKTLDEDAILYAADGLAEETADGYAIDVRDVVEDGHEADVVKVLGGGQVRNALEVTADAFTAAAEEKLEDAGGDAILTERAQADANEQDEE from the coding sequence ATGACGAGTAAGAAACGACGCCAGCGCGGCTCACGAACCCACGGCGGCGGCACGCACAAGAACCGCCGTGGTGCGGGCCACCGAGGTGGCCGCGGACGCGCAGGGCGCAGCAAACACGAGTTCCACAACTACGAACCGCGGAAGAAACACGGCTTCAAGCGTCCCCAGGGCATCCGCGAGGAGGTCCTCGAGGTAGACGTCAAGACGCTCGACGAGGACGCGATCCTCTACGCCGCCGACGGTCTCGCCGAAGAGACCGCCGACGGCTACGCGATCGACGTCCGTGACGTCGTCGAAGACGGCCACGAGGCCGACGTCGTGAAGGTGCTCGGCGGCGGCCAGGTGCGCAACGCACTCGAGGTCACCGCGGACGCCTTCACCGCGGCCGCCGAAGAGAAACTCGAGGACGCCGGCGGAGACGCGATCCTCACGGAGCGTGCCCAGGCCGACGCGAACGAACAGGACGAGGAGTAA
- a CDS encoding helix-turn-helix domain-containing protein, protein MTTVVELEIPAAQFGLSETFERVPTFEFRIGGMIGDAPPLVWVSGADRAAVESALEDDASVEVIARLTDAGGGRWLYRLAFGQTVKLFQQLVSENAGAILEASGRDGTWSLTLLFHDREALSVAHGLFERYEFGATVTRVATMDGACGEGSPLTKTQYETVVTAYELGYFDVPRKVTLKELAAELDVSHQALSERLRRSHAALVNAELSSRMAPTEIDP, encoded by the coding sequence ATGACGACCGTCGTCGAACTCGAGATACCGGCTGCACAGTTCGGTCTCTCAGAGACCTTCGAACGGGTGCCGACGTTCGAGTTTCGAATCGGCGGGATGATCGGCGACGCGCCGCCGCTGGTCTGGGTGTCGGGTGCCGATCGGGCGGCTGTCGAGTCGGCGCTCGAGGACGATGCGAGCGTCGAGGTGATCGCACGGCTGACCGATGCCGGTGGCGGCCGCTGGCTCTACCGGCTGGCGTTCGGACAGACGGTGAAGCTCTTCCAGCAGCTCGTCTCGGAGAACGCCGGCGCGATCCTCGAGGCGTCCGGACGCGACGGGACGTGGTCGCTCACGCTGCTGTTTCACGATCGCGAGGCGCTGTCTGTAGCCCACGGACTGTTCGAGCGATACGAGTTCGGCGCGACGGTGACGCGGGTAGCGACGATGGACGGCGCCTGTGGCGAGGGGTCGCCGCTGACGAAGACCCAGTACGAGACGGTGGTCACGGCGTACGAACTCGGTTACTTCGACGTCCCGCGGAAAGTGACGCTGAAAGAACTCGCCGCGGAACTCGACGTCTCCCATCAGGCGCTCTCGGAACGACTTCGGCGAAGCCACGCCGCGCTCGTGAACGCGGAACTCTCGAGCCGAATGGCACCGACGGAGATCGATCCGTAG
- the pstB gene encoding phosphate ABC transporter ATP-binding protein PstB translates to MTADGGGSETVPRAQSGSIGEETTDRDYTAGSPRVDEAVIESRDLKVFYGDDQALQGIDMDIPETQVTALIGPSGCGKSTFLRSINRMNDLIDVARVEGDLYFHGKNIYDDDVDPVALRRKIGMVFQKPNPFPKSIFDNVAYGLRVQGKDDDVEEKVLTALERAALLDEVEDRLDESGLELSGGQQQRLCIARAIATDPEVILMDEPASALDPVATSQIEDLVEELAEEYTVVIVTHNMQQAARISDKTAVFLTGGYLAEFDDTAKIFENPESQRVEDYITGKFG, encoded by the coding sequence ATGACCGCTGATGGAGGTGGATCCGAGACCGTTCCGCGGGCCCAGTCGGGTTCGATCGGTGAGGAGACGACCGACAGAGACTACACCGCTGGCTCCCCTCGCGTCGACGAGGCGGTCATCGAGTCGCGCGACCTCAAGGTGTTTTACGGCGACGACCAGGCGCTTCAGGGGATCGACATGGATATCCCCGAAACGCAGGTGACGGCGCTCATCGGCCCGTCGGGCTGTGGTAAGTCGACCTTCCTCCGGTCGATCAACCGGATGAACGACCTCATCGACGTCGCCCGCGTCGAGGGTGACCTCTACTTCCACGGGAAGAACATCTACGACGACGACGTCGATCCCGTCGCCCTCCGCCGAAAGATCGGCATGGTCTTCCAGAAGCCCAACCCCTTCCCCAAGAGCATCTTCGACAACGTCGCCTACGGCCTGCGCGTCCAGGGGAAAGACGACGACGTCGAAGAGAAGGTGCTAACGGCACTCGAGCGCGCCGCCTTGCTGGACGAGGTCGAAGACCGACTCGACGAGTCGGGACTCGAACTCTCCGGCGGCCAGCAACAGCGGCTGTGTATCGCCCGTGCGATCGCGACCGACCCCGAGGTCATCCTCATGGACGAGCCTGCCTCCGCGCTCGACCCCGTCGCGACCTCCCAGATCGAGGATCTGGTCGAAGAGCTCGCCGAGGAGTACACGGTCGTCATCGTCACCCACAACATGCAACAGGCCGCCCGCATCTCCGATAAGACCGCCGTCTTCCTCACCGGCGGCTACCTCGCGGAGTTCGACGATACCGCGAAGATCTTCGAGAACCCCGAGAGTCAGCGCGTCGAGGACTACATCACCGGCAAGTTCGGCTAA
- a CDS encoding thiamine-phosphate synthase family protein: MSLVLPSELVVDRFLPTVRAMLATRLADRELTQQEIATHLGVTQAAVSKYVGGEATGDDRFRADPDTVATVELIADGLADGSMDGYDALAELLSLIRRLEDRGPICELHEAEMPALEGLGCDLCVRGIDTDVQAERDVLADVRKAARTLAATADFDAYVPNVGTNVGTALPDAADVTDVAAIPGRIYVVGGRVEVPANPEFGASRNVSTAVLAASTVDPTVRGAVNVATDDSLLEAARQLGCEPLEFDPDYEDRAAHLCERFDDEGRVPRVIYHRGAFGIEPITYVFGTTALEAVDFVRALVRTAST; this comes from the coding sequence ATGTCGTTAGTGTTGCCGAGTGAACTCGTCGTCGACCGATTCTTGCCGACGGTCAGAGCGATGCTCGCCACACGGCTGGCCGACCGAGAACTGACCCAACAGGAGATCGCGACCCACCTCGGGGTCACACAGGCAGCAGTCAGCAAGTACGTCGGTGGCGAGGCGACGGGCGACGACCGATTTCGAGCCGATCCGGATACCGTCGCGACCGTCGAACTGATCGCCGACGGACTCGCGGACGGTTCGATGGACGGCTACGACGCACTCGCGGAACTGCTCTCGTTGATCAGACGGCTCGAGGATCGTGGCCCGATCTGTGAACTCCACGAAGCCGAGATGCCAGCACTCGAGGGGCTCGGCTGTGATCTGTGCGTCCGAGGGATCGACACCGACGTGCAGGCCGAACGTGACGTCCTCGCAGACGTTCGGAAAGCCGCGCGCACGCTCGCGGCGACGGCCGATTTCGACGCGTACGTCCCGAACGTCGGAACCAACGTCGGCACGGCACTGCCAGACGCGGCGGACGTCACCGACGTCGCAGCGATCCCCGGGCGGATCTACGTGGTGGGCGGTCGCGTCGAGGTCCCGGCCAATCCCGAGTTCGGCGCCTCGAGGAACGTCTCGACCGCCGTGCTCGCCGCCTCGACGGTCGACCCCACCGTTCGCGGTGCCGTGAACGTCGCCACCGACGACAGTCTCCTCGAGGCCGCCCGACAACTCGGTTGCGAGCCACTCGAGTTCGACCCCGACTACGAGGATCGTGCCGCGCACCTCTGTGAGCGATTCGACGACGAGGGTCGCGTTCCACGGGTCATCTACCACCGTGGCGCGTTCGGTATCGAACCGATCACGTACGTCTTCGGAACGACGGCGCTCGAGGCGGTCGACTTCGTTCGGGCGCTCGTTCGAACCGCGTCGACGTGA